The proteins below come from a single Armatimonadota bacterium genomic window:
- a CDS encoding LutB/LldF family L-lactate oxidation iron-sulfur protein: MRSVPIDFVRASEAALADPVLHASVRRAMVRFRDLQRAVIEEVPDWQALREHAHRVKMHTLAHLDRYLEQLDERVTAAGGRVHWARDAGEAQRIIADLVRARGGRAVVKSKSMTSEEIELNTALQAAGCQVVETDLGEYLVQLAGDRPAHLIAPAIHRSTEEIARLLADRLGVPVHDDPAELTRTVRRVLRRTFLSADVGITGVNFAVAETGTLVIVENEGNARLTTTLPRMHIALMGVEKVIPRLADLAVFLTLLPRAATGQRLSSYVSWITGPRRPGEGDGPEELHLVILDNGRSGIAADPVMAEALACIRCGACLDVCPVFERTAGHAYGSVYSGPIGAVITPLLRGLDAAAQLPFASSLCGACGEICPVRIDLPRLLLELRARVMSRGWSGPMERMFVRGWTAVMARASRLRVAGRMARWALRALQGRRVLPYPLSAWVRYRDLPAPPADAFRDRWQKIRSSGGAQP, encoded by the coding sequence ATGAGGTCTGTGCCCATCGACTTCGTGCGCGCGTCGGAGGCCGCCCTGGCCGACCCCGTCCTGCACGCGTCGGTCCGGCGGGCCATGGTGCGCTTTCGGGACCTGCAGCGGGCGGTCATCGAGGAAGTTCCGGACTGGCAGGCGCTGCGGGAGCACGCCCACCGGGTGAAGATGCACACCCTGGCCCACCTGGACCGCTACCTGGAGCAGCTGGACGAGCGCGTCACCGCCGCCGGCGGGCGGGTGCACTGGGCCCGGGACGCCGGCGAGGCGCAGCGCATCATCGCCGACCTCGTCCGCGCCCGGGGCGGCCGCGCGGTGGTCAAGAGCAAGTCCATGACCTCCGAGGAGATCGAGCTGAACACCGCCCTGCAGGCCGCCGGCTGCCAGGTGGTGGAGACCGACCTGGGCGAGTACCTGGTGCAGCTGGCCGGAGACCGCCCGGCCCACCTGATCGCCCCGGCCATCCACCGGTCCACGGAGGAGATCGCGCGCCTGCTGGCCGACCGGCTGGGGGTCCCCGTCCACGACGACCCGGCGGAACTCACCCGCACCGTGCGCCGGGTGCTGCGGCGCACCTTCCTGTCCGCCGACGTCGGCATCACCGGGGTCAACTTCGCCGTGGCCGAGACCGGCACCCTGGTCATCGTGGAAAACGAGGGCAACGCCCGCCTGACCACCACCCTGCCGCGGATGCACATCGCCCTGATGGGCGTGGAGAAAGTCATCCCGCGGCTGGCGGACCTGGCGGTGTTCCTCACGCTGCTGCCGCGGGCCGCCACGGGGCAGAGGCTGAGCAGCTACGTGTCGTGGATCACCGGGCCCCGCCGTCCGGGGGAGGGCGACGGTCCCGAGGAGCTGCACCTGGTGATCCTGGACAACGGGCGATCGGGGATCGCCGCCGATCCGGTCATGGCCGAGGCCCTGGCCTGCATCCGGTGCGGCGCGTGCCTGGACGTCTGCCCGGTATTCGAGCGGACAGCCGGGCATGCCTACGGCTCCGTGTATTCCGGCCCCATCGGCGCCGTGATCACGCCCCTGCTCCGGGGGCTGGACGCGGCGGCACAACTGCCGTTTGCGTCGTCGCTGTGCGGGGCGTGCGGGGAGATCTGCCCGGTCCGCATCGACCTGCCGCGCCTGCTGCTGGAGCTGCGGGCGCGGGTGATGAGCCGGGGATGGTCGGGCCCGATGGAGCGGATGTTCGTCCGCGGGTGGACGGCGGTGATGGCCCGCGCGTCGCGCCTGCGGGTGGCGGGGCGGATGGCCCGATGGGCTCTGCGGGCGCTGCAGGGGCGGCGCGTTCTGCCCTACCCCCTGTCGGCGTGGGTCCGCTACCGGGACCTGCCCGCACCGCCCGCCGATGCCTTCCGGGATCGGTGGCAGAAGATCCGTTCCTCCGGAGGGGCACAGCCGTGA
- a CDS encoding DUF4931 domain-containing protein, with translation MPELRKDPISRRWVIIATERSARPTDFHPEPVEAADSDACPFCEGREDHTPPEIYAVRAPGTAPNTPGWTVRVVSNKFPALRIEGSTERTRPGIFTRMDGVGAHEVIIETPDHATHLGALPAGHVAEVIGAYLHRYRDLRGDARFQYALLFRNHGRTAGASLSHPHSQLIALPVVPKRVAEELEAAERFFARRGACIYCALLEQERASGERIIWESDACVVLAPYASRFPFETWILPRAHMADFGTLTPELVEPVARALRETLARLAACLANPPYNFIVHTLPYHSPLGHLYHWHIEIMPRLTQVAGFEWGSGFYINPVVPEDAARVLREGSAVPAGAPASPERIHGEVGN, from the coding sequence GTGCCCGAGCTGCGCAAGGATCCCATCTCCCGGCGCTGGGTGATCATCGCCACCGAGCGCTCCGCCCGGCCCACCGACTTCCACCCCGAGCCGGTGGAGGCCGCCGACAGCGATGCCTGTCCGTTCTGCGAGGGGCGGGAGGACCACACCCCGCCCGAGATCTACGCCGTGCGCGCCCCGGGCACCGCGCCCAACACGCCGGGGTGGACGGTGCGGGTGGTGAGCAACAAGTTCCCCGCCCTGCGCATCGAGGGGAGCACCGAGCGCACCCGGCCGGGGATCTTCACCCGGATGGACGGGGTGGGCGCCCACGAGGTCATCATCGAGACCCCCGACCACGCCACCCACCTGGGCGCGCTGCCGGCCGGGCATGTGGCCGAGGTGATCGGGGCGTACCTGCACCGCTACCGCGACCTGCGGGGGGACGCGCGCTTCCAGTACGCCCTGCTGTTCCGCAACCACGGCCGGACCGCGGGGGCGTCGCTGTCCCACCCCCACTCGCAGCTGATCGCCCTGCCGGTGGTGCCCAAGCGGGTGGCCGAGGAGCTGGAGGCGGCGGAGAGGTTTTTCGCCCGCCGCGGCGCGTGCATCTACTGCGCCCTGCTGGAGCAGGAACGGGCCAGCGGGGAGCGGATCATCTGGGAAAGCGACGCCTGCGTGGTCCTGGCGCCGTACGCCTCCCGCTTCCCCTTTGAGACCTGGATCCTGCCGCGGGCGCACATGGCCGACTTCGGCACCCTGACCCCCGAGCTGGTGGAGCCGGTGGCCCGGGCGCTGCGGGAGACCCTGGCCCGGCTGGCCGCCTGCCTGGCCAACCCGCCGTACAACTTCATCGTCCACACGCTGCCCTACCACAGCCCCCTGGGCCATCTGTACCACTGGCACATCGAGATCATGCCGCGGCTGACCCAGGTGGCGGGCTTTGAGTGGGGGTCGGGATTCTACATCAACCCGGTGGTCCCCGAAGACGCCGCGCGCGTCCTGCGGGAAGGGTCTGCCGTGCCGGCCGGGGCTCCGGCTTCGCCCGAGCGGATTCACGGGGAAGTGGGCAACTGA
- a CDS encoding FAD-linked oxidase C-terminal domain-containing protein, whose amino-acid sequence MDRDRLVRRLRGIVGEPYVLTDPADVVVYEHDALPLTGHLPDAVVLPGSTAEVAEVVRAASECGVPVIPRGAGTGLAGGAVPEGGGVVVALTRMNRILSLDPRHRLAEVEAGVVNADLNAAARPYGLAFAPDPGSQTASTIGGNIATNAGGAHCLAYGVTTHHVLAAEVVLADGRVVWAGSAAADAPGYDLRGLLAGSEGTLGIVTRAVVRLVRLPEGVRTLLAVFGGVESASQAVSDIIASGIVPAALEMLDALTLRIVEEFAHAGYPTDAGAVLLVEVDGLADVLDRLADQVRSLCLRHGARQVRTAASEEERALLWKGRKEAFGALGRVRRGVYLADVTVPRHRLPEMMRRVGEIAARTGVPIANFFHAGDGNLHPNLLYDPRDPRAAAAVARAAEEIIRAGLELGGTITGEHGVGLDKRAHMRWMYAAPDLEAMRRVRRAWDPRGLLNPGKVVPE is encoded by the coding sequence GTGGACAGGGACAGGCTGGTGCGCCGCCTGCGCGGGATCGTCGGTGAGCCCTACGTGCTCACCGACCCCGCCGACGTGGTCGTCTACGAGCACGACGCCCTGCCCCTGACGGGGCATCTCCCCGACGCGGTCGTCCTGCCGGGGTCCACCGCCGAGGTGGCGGAGGTCGTCCGCGCTGCTTCAGAGTGCGGCGTGCCGGTGATCCCGCGCGGCGCCGGCACCGGCCTGGCCGGGGGCGCGGTGCCGGAGGGCGGCGGTGTGGTGGTGGCCCTCACCCGCATGAACCGGATCCTCTCCCTGGACCCCCGCCACCGTCTGGCGGAGGTGGAGGCGGGGGTGGTGAACGCCGACCTCAACGCCGCCGCACGGCCGTACGGCCTGGCCTTTGCCCCGGATCCGGGCAGCCAGACCGCGTCCACCATCGGGGGCAACATCGCCACCAACGCCGGGGGTGCCCACTGCCTGGCCTACGGGGTCACCACCCACCACGTCCTGGCCGCGGAGGTCGTCCTGGCCGACGGGCGGGTGGTGTGGGCGGGCAGCGCCGCCGCGGACGCCCCGGGCTATGACCTCCGCGGCCTCCTGGCGGGTTCCGAAGGCACCCTGGGCATCGTCACCCGCGCCGTGGTCCGCCTGGTGCGCCTGCCCGAAGGGGTGCGCACCCTGCTGGCCGTCTTCGGCGGCGTGGAGAGCGCCAGCCAGGCCGTCTCCGACATCATCGCCAGCGGCATCGTGCCCGCCGCCCTGGAGATGCTGGACGCCCTGACCCTGCGCATCGTCGAGGAATTCGCCCACGCCGGATACCCCACCGACGCGGGGGCCGTCCTGCTGGTCGAGGTGGACGGTCTCGCCGACGTCCTCGACCGCCTGGCGGACCAGGTGCGCTCCCTGTGCCTCCGCCACGGCGCCCGGCAGGTCCGCACCGCCGCCTCCGAGGAGGAACGGGCCCTGCTGTGGAAGGGCCGCAAGGAGGCGTTCGGGGCCCTGGGGCGCGTCCGCCGCGGGGTGTACCTGGCGGATGTGACCGTCCCCCGACACCGGCTGCCGGAGATGATGCGGCGGGTGGGGGAGATCGCGGCCCGTACCGGCGTGCCCATCGCCAACTTCTTTCACGCTGGCGACGGCAACCTTCATCCCAACCTGCTGTATGACCCCCGCGACCCCCGCGCGGCGGCCGCGGTGGCCCGGGCGGCAGAGGAGATCATCCGGGCCGGCCTGGAGCTGGGGGGCACCATCACCGGTGAGCACGGAGTGGGGCTGGACAAGCGGGCCCACATGCGCTGGATGTACGCCGCACCCGACCTGGAGGCGATGCGGCGGGTCCGGCGGGCGTGGGATCCCCGGGGACTGCTGAATCCGGGCAAGGTGGTGCCCGAGTGA
- a CDS encoding (Fe-S)-binding protein: MAALAVPELDQCVHCGLCLNHCPTYRVTRLEAESPRGRIHLVRAAADGRVALSQRWAEHLYLCLMCRACETACPSGVQYGRIAASARAVLGPPGSPVARGIARAVFTHVLPSPARVRLAVRTLGWARRLGLVALARALPGRLGEMAALLPAVPRHFFTPASDVFPALGPVRARVGLLTGCVMSTVFADVDAATVRVLQRNGCEVVVPRSQTCCGALNVHNGDPAGARRMARANVAAFLGAKVDAVVVNAAGCGAAMKEYGHLLADDPEWAEPARRLAGAVADVSEFLVRLGPVPPGGRVDLTVTYQDPCHLAHGQKVRTQPRQLLGLIPGLRLVEMDGADRCCGSAGIYNITHPHMSQVLLREKMHAIRATSAEAVVSPNPGCMLQLRYGARRYGPALPVYHLVDLLDRAYRSGGADEAAPPAGGPPRGAGSGGI, from the coding sequence GTGGCCGCGCTGGCCGTGCCGGAGCTGGACCAGTGCGTGCACTGCGGGCTGTGCCTGAACCACTGTCCCACCTACCGGGTCACGCGCCTGGAGGCGGAGTCGCCCCGGGGACGCATCCACCTGGTGCGGGCGGCCGCCGATGGCCGCGTGGCCCTCAGCCAGCGGTGGGCCGAGCACCTGTACCTGTGCCTGATGTGCCGCGCCTGCGAGACGGCGTGCCCGTCGGGCGTTCAGTACGGACGCATCGCCGCCTCCGCCCGCGCCGTCCTGGGCCCGCCAGGGTCTCCGGTGGCGCGGGGGATCGCCCGCGCCGTCTTCACCCACGTGCTGCCCTCTCCCGCGCGGGTCCGCCTGGCCGTGCGAACCCTGGGGTGGGCCCGGCGGCTGGGGCTGGTCGCCCTGGCGCGGGCGCTGCCGGGCCGCCTGGGGGAGATGGCGGCTCTGCTGCCCGCGGTCCCCCGGCACTTCTTCACTCCCGCCAGCGACGTCTTCCCCGCCCTGGGGCCGGTGCGGGCGCGGGTGGGGCTGCTGACCGGGTGCGTGATGAGCACGGTGTTCGCCGACGTGGACGCCGCCACGGTGCGGGTGCTGCAGCGCAACGGTTGCGAGGTGGTGGTGCCCCGCTCCCAGACCTGCTGTGGAGCCCTCAACGTCCACAACGGGGACCCTGCTGGCGCGCGGCGGATGGCCCGGGCCAACGTGGCCGCGTTCCTGGGGGCGAAGGTGGACGCGGTGGTGGTCAACGCCGCCGGCTGCGGGGCGGCGATGAAGGAGTACGGGCACCTGCTGGCCGACGACCCGGAGTGGGCGGAGCCGGCGCGGCGCCTGGCCGGCGCGGTCGCCGACGTCAGCGAGTTCCTGGTCCGGCTGGGGCCAGTGCCTCCCGGTGGCCGCGTGGATCTCACCGTGACCTATCAGGATCCCTGCCACCTGGCCCACGGCCAGAAGGTGCGGACGCAGCCCCGGCAACTGCTGGGCCTGATCCCGGGGCTGCGCCTGGTGGAGATGGACGGGGCCGACCGGTGCTGCGGCAGCGCCGGCATCTACAACATCACCCACCCCCACATGTCCCAGGTCCTCCTGCGGGAGAAGATGCACGCCATCCGGGCCACCTCCGCCGAGGCGGTGGTCTCTCCCAACCCCGGCTGCATGCTGCAGCTGCGCTACGGCGCCCGCCGCTACGGACCCGCCCTGCCGGTCTACCACCTGGTGGACCTGCTGGACCGCGCGTACCGGAGCGGGGGCGCGGACGAGGCCGCGCCGCCGGCGGGAGGGCCTCCCCGCGGGGCGGGGTCGGGCGGGATCTGA
- a CDS encoding ABC transporter substrate-binding protein, producing MSRGRGSAGLSAIAWAVIVALVVVAVAAAYYATRRPAAVAPQRLGGTVSVLGVWGGSELESFLAMVRPFEERTGVKVEFEGTRDLNAVLTTRIQGGNPPDVAGLPGPGQMAELARAGHLVPLENVVDMAALREQYAQSWLDLGTVEGRLYGIFIKAALKGLIWYNPKAFAAAGYTVPTTWEELLALTDRIARDGKTPWCIGLESGAASGWPATDWIEDILLRTAGPDVYDRWYRHEISWTDPAVRRAWELFGRIAATPRYVYGGRQGVLATNFGESPFPLFTDPPGCYLHHQATFIQDFIQKQYPNLQPGEDVNFFAFPPIDPGVPAAVEMAGDLFGMFRDTPQARALIAYLTTPEAQAIWVRRGGALSPNRKVSLDEYPDPLSRRAAEILTSAEVARFDASDLMPEAVNAAFWKGTLDYVQNPARLDAILQNLERIAQEAYRR from the coding sequence ATGTCCAGAGGTCGGGGTTCGGCCGGGCTCAGCGCCATCGCCTGGGCGGTGATCGTGGCTCTGGTGGTGGTGGCCGTCGCGGCCGCGTACTACGCCACCCGGCGGCCGGCGGCGGTGGCTCCCCAGCGGCTGGGGGGGACGGTATCGGTCCTGGGCGTGTGGGGAGGATCGGAGCTGGAGAGCTTTCTCGCCATGGTCAGGCCGTTTGAGGAGCGCACCGGGGTGAAGGTGGAGTTCGAGGGGACCCGGGACCTCAACGCCGTCCTGACCACCCGCATTCAGGGCGGGAACCCGCCTGACGTGGCGGGGCTGCCGGGTCCGGGCCAGATGGCCGAGCTCGCCCGCGCCGGGCACCTGGTTCCCCTGGAGAACGTGGTGGACATGGCGGCGCTGCGGGAGCAGTACGCGCAGAGCTGGCTGGATCTGGGAACGGTGGAGGGCAGGCTCTACGGGATCTTCATCAAGGCGGCGCTGAAGGGCCTGATCTGGTACAACCCCAAGGCGTTCGCCGCCGCGGGCTACACGGTGCCCACCACCTGGGAGGAGCTGCTGGCCCTCACCGACCGCATCGCCCGGGACGGCAAGACTCCCTGGTGCATCGGGCTGGAGAGCGGCGCGGCCAGCGGGTGGCCGGCCACCGACTGGATCGAGGACATCCTCCTGCGCACCGCCGGCCCGGATGTCTACGACCGGTGGTACCGGCATGAGATCTCGTGGACCGATCCCGCCGTGCGGCGGGCGTGGGAGCTGTTCGGGCGGATCGCCGCCACCCCCCGCTACGTCTACGGCGGCCGTCAGGGCGTCCTGGCCACCAACTTCGGGGAGTCGCCGTTCCCGCTGTTCACCGACCCGCCGGGCTGCTACCTGCACCACCAGGCAACATTCATCCAGGACTTCATCCAGAAGCAGTACCCGAACCTGCAGCCCGGCGAGGACGTCAACTTCTTCGCCTTCCCGCCCATCGATCCCGGCGTGCCGGCGGCGGTGGAGATGGCGGGCGACCTGTTCGGGATGTTCCGGGACACGCCCCAGGCGCGGGCGCTGATCGCCTACCTGACCACACCCGAGGCCCAGGCCATCTGGGTGCGGCGGGGCGGGGCGCTGTCGCCCAACCGCAAGGTCAGCTTGGACGAATACCCCGACCCGCTGAGCCGGCGGGCGGCGGAGATCCTCACCTCGGCGGAGGTGGCGCGGTTTGACGCCAGCGACCTGATGCCCGAGGCGGTGAACGCCGCGTTCTGGAAGGGCACCCTGGACTACGTCCAAAACCCGGCGCGGCTGGACGCGATCCTGCAGAACCTGGAGCGCATCGCTCAGGAGGCCTACCGGCGCTAG
- a CDS encoding LUD domain-containing protein: MTAREHILARLRGRSPSDISLPDVYRTAGRPADALDLFARRAREAAAEVVVAPAHGWARQLAAQMRDRGVRTVAVWEDPLLAPAVEALREAGMAIVGPGEHTPQRLDACDAGLTTAEAAVATSGTLVLACGPGRPRTTSLLPPLHVAVLPAGRVVATLEDLLAGLPRPLPSALTLISGPSRTADIELVPVRGVHGPTDVVVYVLG, encoded by the coding sequence GTGACCGCCCGGGAACACATCCTGGCCAGACTGCGCGGCCGCTCGCCCTCCGACATCTCCCTGCCGGACGTCTACCGGACCGCCGGGCGCCCCGCCGACGCGCTGGACCTGTTCGCGCGTCGCGCCCGGGAGGCCGCCGCCGAGGTGGTGGTCGCGCCTGCCCACGGGTGGGCCCGGCAGCTCGCGGCGCAGATGCGGGACAGAGGGGTGCGGACGGTGGCGGTCTGGGAGGACCCGCTGCTGGCTCCCGCGGTCGAGGCCCTGAGGGAGGCCGGCATGGCGATCGTGGGTCCCGGCGAGCACACCCCACAGCGTCTGGATGCCTGCGACGCCGGCCTGACGACGGCCGAGGCCGCCGTGGCCACCAGCGGCACCCTGGTGCTGGCCTGCGGTCCCGGGCGCCCGCGGACGACGTCGCTGCTGCCGCCCCTGCACGTGGCGGTGCTGCCGGCCGGGCGGGTCGTGGCCACCCTGGAGGATCTGCTGGCCGGCCTGCCGCGACCGCTGCCGTCGGCGCTCACCCTGATCAGCGGCCCCAGCCGCACCGCCGACATCGAGCTGGTGCCGGTCCGCGGGGTCCACGGGCCCACCGACGTCGTGGTGTATGTGCTGGGGTAG
- a CDS encoding FAD-linked oxidase C-terminal domain-containing protein, which yields MRRENPRTQHAPDAAAGADRRALVARLREIVGDRHVLVDPADVVVYEQDGSILQVLPEVVVLPASTAEVAAVVRAAREADVPIVPRGSGTGLAGGAVPAEGGVVVSLARMTRVREVNLRHRIVVAEAGVINLDVTRAVASGGYFYAPDPSSQAACSIGGNVANNSGGPHTLAYGVTTNHVLGLEVVLGDGTITWLGGRAVDVPGYDLTGVFVGSEGTLGIVTAAALRLMRTREAVRTLLAVFDRMDDATDVVVRITGAGIVPAALEMMDRTTIEAVETGAPVGYPRDAEAVLLVEVEGVREYAERAAELARQICTRGGAREVRVARDEAERQRLWKGRKGAFGALGALAPNYYVQDGVVPRSRLPQIMREIGEIGRRYGLRIANVFHAGDGNLHPNLLFDMRVPGQLDRVIAAGADILRACVAAGGSITGEHGIGLEKKAYMDLLFSPADLDAMARVRRAFDPDGRFNPAKVFPTPITCAEMRRAPATLPAGLWI from the coding sequence GTGAGGCGCGAGAACCCGCGCACACAACACGCGCCGGACGCGGCGGCCGGCGCCGACCGGCGGGCGCTGGTGGCCCGGCTGCGGGAGATCGTGGGCGACCGCCACGTGCTGGTGGATCCCGCCGACGTGGTGGTCTACGAGCAGGACGGCTCCATCCTCCAGGTCCTCCCCGAGGTGGTGGTCCTGCCCGCCTCGACGGCCGAGGTCGCGGCCGTGGTGCGGGCGGCCCGGGAGGCCGACGTCCCCATCGTGCCGCGGGGGTCGGGGACGGGCCTGGCCGGCGGCGCCGTGCCGGCCGAGGGCGGCGTGGTCGTCTCGCTGGCCCGGATGACCCGGGTCCGGGAGGTCAACCTGCGGCACCGGATCGTGGTCGCCGAGGCCGGTGTCATCAACCTGGACGTCACCCGGGCGGTGGCCTCCGGCGGCTACTTCTACGCCCCCGACCCCAGCAGCCAGGCGGCGTGCTCCATCGGGGGCAACGTGGCCAACAACTCCGGGGGCCCCCACACCCTGGCCTATGGCGTGACCACCAACCACGTCCTGGGGCTGGAGGTGGTGCTGGGGGACGGGACGATCACGTGGCTGGGGGGCCGGGCGGTGGACGTGCCCGGCTACGACCTGACCGGCGTGTTCGTGGGATCGGAGGGCACCCTGGGCATCGTCACCGCGGCCGCGCTGCGCCTGATGCGGACCCGGGAGGCGGTGCGCACGCTGCTGGCGGTCTTCGACCGCATGGACGACGCCACCGACGTCGTGGTCCGGATCACCGGCGCCGGCATCGTTCCCGCGGCCCTGGAGATGATGGACCGCACCACCATCGAGGCGGTGGAGACCGGCGCGCCGGTCGGCTATCCCCGGGACGCCGAGGCTGTGCTGCTGGTGGAGGTGGAGGGCGTGCGGGAGTATGCCGAGCGGGCGGCCGAGCTGGCCCGGCAGATCTGCACCCGCGGGGGGGCCCGGGAGGTGCGGGTGGCCCGGGACGAGGCGGAGCGCCAGCGCCTGTGGAAGGGCCGCAAGGGAGCGTTCGGCGCGCTGGGCGCGCTGGCGCCCAACTACTACGTGCAGGACGGGGTGGTGCCGCGCAGCCGGCTGCCCCAGATCATGCGGGAGATCGGCGAGATCGGCCGCCGGTACGGCCTGCGCATCGCCAACGTGTTTCACGCCGGCGACGGCAACCTGCACCCCAACCTCCTCTTCGACATGCGGGTCCCGGGCCAGCTGGACCGGGTGATCGCCGCGGGAGCCGACATCCTGCGGGCGTGCGTCGCCGCGGGCGGCAGCATCACCGGCGAGCACGGCATCGGGCTGGAAAAGAAGGCCTACATGGACCTGCTGTTCTCCCCGGCGGACCTGGACGCCATGGCGCGGGTGCGGCGGGCGTTCGATCCCGACGGCCGGTTCAATCCGGCCAAGGTGTTTCCCACCCCCATCACCTGCGCCGAGATGCGCCGCGCCCCGGCGACCCTGCCGGCGGGGCTGTGGATCTGA
- a CDS encoding FAD-binding oxidoreductase, which translates to MDLDVLVGRLEGELGTAAVRVAPGGLADHAVDGMAPSVRCAPADAAQVAAVLRLCGEAGAAVIPRGGGTALHWGNPPRRADVVLSLERLDRLVEHDDANLTATVQAGMPVTTCQQVLARAGQFLPVDPPHPSRATVGGVVAVGGGGPRRMLYGGVRDLVTGMGVVLADGQQIRAGGKVVKNVAGYDMCKLFTGSLGTLGVITDVTFRLAPVPEAEATAVAWGDLPALLALVDDLFASVLQPAAVAVVGPHVAVRAGLAAGPAVAVRAEGFAEAVARHTADVRRMAASRDLRADEVSAEDHRRLWATLADASGGPTPEALFRVAVPLGAVGDVVPAVHAAGAAQWIAHAGSGAVWVEVPAPEAAAWWDRLSGLAAQHGGHCVLAAAPPEAKAGRDVWGPPPPTLGIMRELKRHFDPRGMLNPGRFLGGL; encoded by the coding sequence GTGGATCTGGACGTTCTGGTGGGGCGGCTGGAGGGTGAGCTGGGAACGGCCGCCGTGCGCGTGGCGCCGGGCGGCCTGGCTGACCACGCCGTGGACGGCATGGCCCCCTCCGTCCGCTGCGCGCCGGCCGACGCCGCGCAGGTGGCGGCGGTGTTGCGGCTGTGCGGGGAGGCGGGGGCGGCGGTCATCCCCCGCGGGGGCGGCACGGCCCTGCACTGGGGGAACCCGCCCCGGCGGGCCGACGTGGTTCTCAGCCTGGAGCGCCTGGATCGCCTGGTGGAGCACGACGACGCCAACCTGACGGCCACCGTGCAGGCGGGGATGCCGGTGACCACCTGCCAGCAGGTCCTGGCGCGGGCCGGCCAGTTCCTGCCGGTAGACCCGCCGCACCCGTCGCGGGCCACCGTGGGCGGGGTGGTGGCGGTGGGCGGGGGTGGACCGCGGCGGATGCTGTACGGAGGGGTGCGGGACCTGGTCACCGGCATGGGTGTGGTCCTGGCCGACGGGCAGCAGATCCGGGCCGGGGGCAAGGTGGTCAAGAACGTGGCCGGCTACGACATGTGCAAGCTGTTCACCGGCTCGCTGGGCACGCTGGGCGTGATCACGGACGTCACCTTCCGGCTGGCCCCCGTGCCGGAGGCTGAGGCCACCGCGGTGGCGTGGGGAGATCTGCCGGCGCTGCTGGCACTGGTGGACGACCTGTTCGCCTCCGTCCTGCAGCCCGCGGCGGTGGCGGTGGTGGGCCCGCACGTCGCCGTGCGGGCCGGGCTGGCCGCTGGTCCGGCGGTGGCCGTGCGGGCGGAGGGTTTCGCGGAGGCGGTGGCGCGCCACACGGCCGACGTCCGCCGGATGGCCGCCTCCCGCGACCTGCGGGCCGACGAGGTCTCCGCGGAGGACCACCGGCGCCTGTGGGCGACTCTCGCCGACGCGTCGGGCGGGCCCACGCCGGAGGCGCTGTTCAGGGTCGCCGTGCCGCTGGGAGCGGTGGGGGACGTGGTGCCCGCCGTGCACGCGGCCGGCGCGGCGCAGTGGATCGCCCACGCCGGCAGCGGCGCGGTGTGGGTGGAGGTGCCCGCGCCGGAGGCCGCCGCCTGGTGGGACCGCCTGAGCGGGCTGGCGGCGCAGCACGGCGGGCACTGCGTGCTGGCCGCGGCGCCGCCGGAGGCCAAGGCGGGCCGCGATGTGTGGGGGCCGCCGCCGCCGACGCTGGGCATCATGCGCGAGCTGAAGCGCCACTTCGACCCCCGCGGCATGCTCAACCCCGGCCGCTTCCTCGGCGGCCTGTGA
- a CDS encoding (Fe-S)-binding protein: MRDASGRPGRVALWVTCLVDQLFPQVGEAAVAVLRRAGVEVDVPLAQTCCGQVAFNDGFWPEAARLARKFLNDFGGAEAVVTPSASCATMVREFYPLLLRDDPPAAVRARDLAARTYELTEFLVDVLDAGDLGARFPHRVTCHASCHSLRGLRLRDQPLRLLRAVRGLELRELPGLEECCGFGGMFAVTFAALSGSMLHAKMAAVEASGAEVVTSTDCSCLMHIAGGLSRRGSAVRAVHIAEILAAR, from the coding sequence ATGAGGGATGCCTCCGGCCGGCCGGGGCGGGTCGCCCTGTGGGTGACGTGCCTGGTGGACCAGCTGTTCCCCCAGGTGGGCGAGGCCGCGGTGGCCGTCCTGCGCCGCGCGGGGGTGGAGGTGGACGTCCCGCTGGCCCAGACCTGCTGCGGGCAGGTGGCCTTCAACGACGGGTTCTGGCCGGAGGCGGCGCGGCTGGCCCGCAAGTTCCTGAACGACTTCGGGGGCGCCGAGGCGGTGGTGACTCCCAGCGCCTCGTGCGCCACCATGGTGCGGGAGTTCTATCCCCTGCTGCTGCGCGACGACCCGCCGGCCGCCGTCCGGGCGCGCGATCTGGCCGCCCGGACGTACGAGCTCACCGAGTTCCTGGTGGACGTGCTGGACGCCGGGGACCTGGGGGCGCGCTTTCCCCACCGGGTCACCTGCCACGCGTCCTGCCACAGCCTGCGGGGACTGCGCCTGCGCGACCAGCCGCTGCGCCTGCTGCGGGCGGTGCGCGGGCTGGAGCTGCGCGAGCTGCCGGGCCTGGAGGAGTGCTGCGGGTTTGGAGGGATGTTTGCGGTCACGTTCGCCGCGCTGTCGGGGTCGATGCTCCACGCCAAGATGGCCGCCGTGGAGGCCTCGGGCGCGGAGGTGGTGACGTCCACCGACTGCAGCTGCCTGATGCACATCGCCGGCGGCCTGTCCCGCCGCGGCAGCGCCGTGCGGGCGGTCCACATCGCCGAGATCCTGGCGGCGCGCTGA